A genomic region of bacterium contains the following coding sequences:
- a CDS encoding PorV/PorQ family protein — MHIKNSGLTLLVVLLCCAGAAVAQKPYRIGTTAANFLEIGYGSAGAAMGDAYVSVAHDLSSAYWNPAGLAFMPRSEAQFSIQPWLVNINTTYAGVGLVLPRVGTLALAINQVGYGDMSVTTMDYQEGTGELFNASDLAVSFSYARSLAQWFSFGASAKYITSQIWHMNASAMALDLGVMVSTNFFSFSGKREDGMTIGMSISNYGTKMKFDGMDLTFPIDILPDQAGNYANTAGQFKLESWELPLIFRVGIALHPIATAQNRLTLAVDALHPNNNAESINVGAQYAYTLPSTGTLYLRGGYKALGLAETEFGPTVGGGIYLRMMGNVGVKFDYAYRSVGVLGSAHCYSMGVSF, encoded by the coding sequence ATGCATATCAAGAATTCAGGTCTCACTCTGCTCGTCGTGCTCCTCTGTTGTGCCGGAGCAGCCGTCGCGCAAAAGCCGTACCGCATCGGTACCACCGCGGCGAACTTTCTCGAGATCGGCTATGGCAGCGCCGGCGCCGCTATGGGCGACGCCTATGTCAGCGTCGCCCATGATCTCTCGTCCGCCTACTGGAATCCGGCCGGTCTCGCCTTCATGCCGCGCAGCGAAGCGCAGTTCTCCATCCAGCCCTGGCTGGTCAATATCAATACCACCTATGCCGGTGTAGGACTGGTCCTGCCGCGCGTCGGCACCCTGGCCCTGGCTATCAACCAGGTCGGCTATGGCGACATGAGCGTGACCACCATGGACTATCAGGAGGGGACGGGGGAGTTGTTCAATGCTTCCGACCTCGCGGTGAGCTTTTCCTATGCCCGTAGTCTGGCCCAATGGTTTTCGTTCGGTGCTTCGGCCAAATATATCACCTCTCAGATCTGGCATATGAACGCCAGCGCCATGGCCCTCGACCTCGGCGTGATGGTCAGCACCAACTTTTTCTCCTTCTCGGGTAAGCGCGAGGATGGCATGACCATCGGCATGAGCATCTCCAATTACGGCACTAAGATGAAGTTTGATGGAATGGATCTGACCTTTCCCATCGATATTCTCCCCGACCAGGCCGGCAACTATGCCAACACCGCCGGCCAGTTCAAGCTCGAGAGCTGGGAACTGCCGCTGATCTTTCGCGTCGGCATCGCCCTGCATCCGATCGCAACCGCCCAGAACCGTCTGACTCTGGCCGTGGACGCGCTGCATCCCAACAACAACGCCGAATCGATCAATGTGGGCGCGCAATATGCCTATACGCTGCCTTCCACCGGCACGCTCTACTTGCGCGGCGGCTACAAAGCCCTAGGACTGGCGGAGACTGAATTCGGCCCGACCGTCGGCGGTGGCATCTACCTGAGGATGATGGGCAATGTCGGAGTCAAATTCGACTATGCCTACCGCTCGGTCGGCGTCCTGGGATCAGCACATTGTTACAGCATGGGTGTTTCCTTCTGA
- a CDS encoding kelch repeat-containing protein, producing the protein MTNGFRGPKGLHAVHSHNGFRGVQAPAVVMAVALLSLALIVLSGCGNKNNDNKELIGNWYKLSDFDGVPRSDAVAFVIGGKGYVGTGYDGETRLKDFWEYDPQLNNWTRKADFPGAARNGAVGFATSTKGYIGTGYDGSNRLKDFYEYDPATDTWRQIADFGGSARFGAVAFAINDKGYVGTGDDENYLKDFWQYDPAANKWTQKVSLSGAKRRDGVAFVIDGKAYVATGLNNGTYENDLWQYDPANDKWTKKNAIADVSSQDFDDDYTNIVGMGKVAFAINGTGFIATGGQGTAGTTVWAYNPVSDRWTQKTSLEASGRIDAVGFGIGDHGYLATGRNASYYFDDLWGFTPGAAQKDLDKPTILEP; encoded by the coding sequence ATGACCAACGGTTTTCGCGGTCCAAAGGGACTGCACGCTGTCCACTCCCACAATGGATTCCGGGGCGTTCAGGCTCCGGCTGTCGTTATGGCTGTCGCGCTGCTGTCCCTGGCGCTGATCGTCCTCAGCGGTTGCGGCAACAAGAACAACGATAATAAAGAACTCATCGGTAACTGGTATAAGCTTTCCGATTTTGACGGTGTGCCACGCTCCGATGCCGTCGCCTTTGTTATCGGCGGCAAAGGTTATGTCGGCACTGGCTATGATGGCGAAACCCGCCTCAAGGACTTTTGGGAGTATGACCCGCAGCTGAACAACTGGACGCGCAAAGCCGATTTCCCGGGCGCCGCCCGGAATGGAGCCGTGGGGTTCGCGACCTCCACCAAGGGCTATATCGGCACCGGCTATGACGGCAGCAACCGGCTCAAGGATTTTTACGAGTACGATCCCGCCACCGACACTTGGCGTCAGATAGCCGATTTCGGCGGCTCGGCCCGCTTCGGCGCGGTCGCTTTCGCGATCAACGACAAAGGGTATGTCGGCACCGGCGATGACGAAAATTACCTCAAGGACTTTTGGCAGTATGATCCCGCCGCGAATAAATGGACGCAAAAGGTGAGCTTGAGCGGCGCCAAACGGCGCGACGGCGTCGCCTTCGTCATCGACGGCAAGGCCTATGTCGCCACCGGCCTCAATAATGGCACCTACGAAAACGATCTCTGGCAGTACGATCCGGCCAACGACAAGTGGACCAAGAAGAACGCCATCGCCGATGTCTCCAGCCAGGATTTCGACGATGATTATACCAATATCGTGGGGATGGGGAAGGTCGCCTTCGCCATCAACGGCACCGGTTTCATCGCCACCGGCGGTCAGGGCACCGCGGGCACCACCGTCTGGGCCTATAATCCCGTCAGCGATCGCTGGACGCAGAAGACCTCCCTCGAGGCCTCGGGCCGGATCGATGCGGTCGGCTTCGGCATCGGCGATCATGGCTACCTCGCTACCGGGAGAAACGCCAGCTACTATTTCGATGACCTTTGGGGCTTCACCCCTGGCGCCGCCCAGAAGGACCTCGACAAGCCAACAATTCTCGAACCCTGA
- a CDS encoding DUF4270 family protein produces the protein MTVFPRLAAGMRIALFSLLLVTAALFVLACSKNTTEPVLGQKYIESQTGLTVIDTFSVRLSTVILDTFITSGTGSMLVGISEDDRFGKISSTAFMQLGIPASYNVKADDVYDSLRLVLTYDQYATGDTTASQKINVYQLREKINLQDEQINTGTVALDYDPVSIGTLIYSPRPHCIPDTLVIPISDAIGQALFSRMQENAADLSDDSHFIEYFHGLMLQPDEAYPGAIVGFTASSAKAGLRLYASRSGLEREKIVNTFSLYDVSAQFNSIHHDFAATPFASLTEQRHALASSLTGGCSYIKGGIGVVIRVDFPTLSELLLRERGKLVEAKLMLAPQKNSYKEFELPSPLILQQADKLNRISATQITTGMLTVDEFYNEETYYTFNLTDYLTRELADSWIDPDKGLIVSLSSSTLKSRLDRLVIDAGNKRTRLKLYYLSY, from the coding sequence ATGACAGTTTTTCCCCGGCTGGCCGCCGGGATGCGCATCGCGCTCTTCTCCTTGCTCCTGGTTACCGCCGCGCTGTTCGTCCTGGCCTGCAGCAAGAATACCACGGAACCCGTTCTGGGCCAAAAGTACATCGAGTCCCAGACCGGTTTGACCGTCATCGATACCTTCAGCGTCCGCCTCTCCACGGTCATCCTGGACACTTTTATAACCTCGGGCACGGGGAGCATGCTGGTCGGCATCTCAGAGGATGACCGCTTCGGCAAGATCTCTAGCACGGCCTTTATGCAGCTCGGCATACCGGCCAGCTATAATGTCAAAGCCGACGACGTCTATGACTCGCTCCGCCTAGTTCTTACCTATGACCAGTACGCCACAGGCGACACCACGGCAAGCCAGAAGATCAACGTCTATCAATTGCGCGAAAAGATCAACCTTCAGGATGAACAGATCAATACCGGAACCGTTGCCCTGGACTACGATCCTGTGTCCATCGGCACCCTGATCTATTCGCCCAGACCGCACTGCATACCGGATACCCTTGTGATCCCGATCAGCGACGCGATCGGCCAGGCGCTCTTCTCCCGGATGCAGGAGAACGCGGCGGATCTCTCCGACGACAGCCACTTTATCGAATACTTTCATGGCCTGATGTTGCAGCCCGATGAGGCCTATCCGGGCGCCATCGTCGGCTTCACAGCCAGCAGCGCCAAGGCTGGCTTGCGGCTCTATGCGAGCCGGAGCGGCCTGGAGCGCGAAAAGATCGTCAACACCTTCAGCCTCTACGACGTCAGTGCCCAGTTCAATTCCATCCACCATGATTTCGCAGCCACCCCGTTCGCCTCGCTGACTGAACAGCGCCATGCGCTCGCCAGCAGCCTGACCGGCGGGTGCTCCTATATTAAGGGCGGCATCGGCGTGGTGATACGGGTCGACTTCCCCACCCTCAGTGAGCTGCTGCTGCGCGAACGCGGCAAGCTTGTGGAAGCCAAGCTCATGCTCGCTCCGCAGAAAAACAGCTACAAGGAGTTTGAACTGCCCTCGCCACTGATCCTGCAGCAGGCCGACAAGCTGAACCGGATTTCCGCCACCCAGATCACAACCGGAATGCTGACCGTCGATGAATTCTACAATGAAGAGACCTATTACACCTTCAACCTAACCGATTATCTGACCAGAGAGCTGGCCGACTCCTGGATTGATCCGGATAAAGGCCTGATCGTTTCTCTGTCCTCCAGCACCCTGAAGAGCAGGTTGGATCGTCTGGTCATCGATGCCGGAAACAAGCGCACCCGATTAAAACTTTATTATCTATCATATTGA
- a CDS encoding alpha-amylase family glycosyl hydrolase: MKRLTLFLLLVLATAAAPAAITVTFRHYPTAATVQRAFVPGTFNNWGPNASGVITVGAPSQMSWVDSLGCYVKQVQLAVGTTYNYKFHEHLNASGSSWQWLSDPLNPLINTGDNNNSVLIPEPLMLFEVSPAAGALVTDERAWLTAGAFAAAGDSLLPSASTIAIDGTVSTTLESCYLPTLGLIRYPLPRLQNGEHAVRIRLVSRSGATVEGSTRFSTLTGDLFFMTPSCDSLFASERTIRWRVNRSFTEIKSLSFMQSGKSPVTLLPEPDGEYSRTVTCARGENAFVVSLNEISGGIIYSDTLRLRYPLPQAPVPGISLTRSGDRIKITGSARDPQNKTMTYRWTTSALNPAPLPGLDGSSELVHEIDPPSFPGDYSLKLTATDADGFSGSAETFFTLRSDSTVVLPNLATAPQWVRDARIYCLFFKAFTASGRIADAIPRLDYIKALGFNVIWVLPVMDVEGIIDQGANVGYNIIDFQHVDPVYGSDADFKAFVETAHQVGLRVILDITPNHSSRSHPFALDARANRKYSRYYDFYQHEMITHDTNGLGQSVSSDGIVYYSGFSDALLNWNWSDAEARTYMLEVYKYWLREFDIDGFRFDVWWGPHRRYGVNTFDKPLRLALRTVKSDILLLGETAGTGSGTEDNYADKGGGMDMGYDWTLFGSLSSYPAPATLQLRLTNSGYRPGPNSFFLRFLENQDEDRVIFRYGGGEKTLPVSTAVFMATGIPLLYAGQEAGMGLYGSTLDARRRGTINWSGLYAPLLTPHYQKLAQIRAQFPAFRTQFEDSNGDSQITGSDRNVQIPLETGAGLYAMARPWIDANGLALMNFSALVQEIALPLKAAEWMLFSEALRPGGRYYLNDLYAGTTTSIRGTDLDTLRVSLPPYGVAIYTIATREQHLLLPNLDGVARQTPAVAPERFHLAGSYPNPFNSRTTIRFALPVVEPVEAEIFNALGQRVRQIWHGMMPAGEHELLWDGRSQSGANCPSGLYILRLRHGEAVAVHKMALVR; this comes from the coding sequence ATGAAACGTCTCACGCTCTTCCTCCTGCTGGTGCTGGCCACGGCCGCAGCGCCCGCCGCCATCACCGTCACCTTCCGTCATTATCCGACAGCCGCCACCGTGCAGCGTGCCTTTGTGCCCGGCACCTTCAATAACTGGGGTCCCAATGCCAGCGGCGTCATCACCGTCGGGGCGCCCTCGCAGATGAGCTGGGTCGACAGCCTTGGCTGTTACGTCAAGCAGGTACAACTCGCGGTCGGTACGACCTACAATTATAAATTCCACGAGCATCTCAATGCCTCAGGGTCTTCCTGGCAATGGCTTTCTGATCCGCTCAATCCGCTGATCAATACCGGCGACAACAACAATTCGGTGCTCATCCCAGAGCCGTTGATGCTCTTCGAGGTTTCTCCGGCTGCGGGCGCTCTGGTCACGGACGAACGCGCTTGGCTGACCGCCGGCGCCTTTGCCGCCGCGGGCGACTCTCTGCTGCCGTCCGCCTCCACGATCGCCATCGACGGGACCGTGTCGACCACCCTTGAATCCTGTTACCTGCCGACGCTGGGGTTGATCCGCTACCCGCTGCCCCGCCTGCAAAACGGCGAGCATGCCGTCCGCATCCGGCTGGTCAGCCGCAGCGGTGCTACGGTCGAGGGCTCCACCCGTTTTTCCACCCTGACCGGCGATCTCTTTTTCATGACCCCCTCCTGCGACTCTCTTTTCGCTTCCGAACGGACCATCCGCTGGCGGGTTAACCGTAGTTTTACGGAGATCAAGTCGCTCTCGTTCATGCAGTCCGGCAAGAGCCCGGTCACGCTGCTCCCCGAGCCGGATGGCGAATACAGCCGTACGGTCACCTGCGCCCGCGGCGAAAATGCCTTTGTCGTCAGCCTAAACGAGATTTCAGGAGGGATTATCTACAGCGATACCCTGCGGCTGCGTTATCCTTTGCCGCAGGCGCCGGTTCCCGGCATCTCCCTGACGCGCAGCGGCGACCGGATCAAAATCACCGGCAGTGCCCGCGATCCGCAGAACAAGACCATGACCTACCGCTGGACCACCTCGGCGCTCAATCCGGCGCCGCTGCCGGGGCTCGATGGCAGCAGCGAACTGGTCCACGAGATCGATCCGCCGTCGTTTCCCGGCGATTACAGCTTGAAGCTGACCGCGACCGACGCCGATGGTTTCAGCGGCAGCGCCGAAACCTTCTTCACTTTGCGCAGCGACAGCACGGTGGTGCTGCCGAACCTGGCCACAGCGCCGCAGTGGGTGCGGGACGCCCGCATCTATTGCCTCTTCTTCAAGGCCTTCACGGCCAGCGGCCGGATCGCCGACGCCATCCCGCGACTCGACTATATCAAGGCCCTAGGTTTCAATGTGATCTGGGTGCTGCCGGTGATGGATGTCGAGGGCATCATCGATCAAGGCGCCAATGTCGGCTACAACATCATCGATTTCCAGCATGTCGACCCCGTGTACGGCAGCGATGCGGATTTCAAGGCGTTCGTCGAGACCGCGCACCAGGTCGGATTGCGGGTGATCCTCGATATCACTCCCAACCATTCGAGCCGCTCTCACCCCTTCGCGCTCGATGCCCGGGCCAACCGCAAATACAGCCGGTATTACGATTTTTATCAGCATGAGATGATCACCCACGACACCAATGGTCTGGGACAATCGGTCTCCAGCGACGGAATCGTCTACTACAGCGGCTTCTCGGATGCCCTGCTCAACTGGAACTGGAGCGATGCCGAGGCGCGGACCTATATGCTCGAGGTCTACAAGTACTGGCTGCGCGAGTTCGATATTGACGGTTTCCGCTTCGATGTTTGGTGGGGGCCGCACCGCCGCTACGGCGTGAATACCTTCGACAAGCCCCTGCGTCTCGCTCTGCGCACCGTCAAGTCCGATATCCTACTGCTGGGCGAAACCGCCGGCACCGGCAGCGGCACCGAGGATAATTATGCCGACAAAGGCGGGGGGATGGACATGGGCTATGACTGGACCCTCTTCGGCTCCCTCAGCAGCTACCCGGCGCCCGCCACCCTGCAACTGCGCCTCACCAACAGCGGTTATCGCCCGGGTCCCAACAGCTTTTTCCTGCGTTTCCTCGAGAACCAGGATGAGGACCGGGTGATCTTCCGCTACGGCGGCGGCGAGAAGACCCTGCCGGTGTCCACCGCGGTGTTCATGGCCACTGGTATCCCCCTGCTCTATGCCGGTCAGGAGGCGGGCATGGGGCTTTACGGCAGCACGCTCGATGCCCGCCGCCGCGGCACGATCAACTGGAGCGGCCTTTACGCGCCGCTGCTTACGCCGCATTACCAAAAGCTGGCACAAATCCGCGCCCAGTTTCCCGCCTTCCGGACACAGTTCGAGGACTCCAACGGCGACAGCCAGATCACAGGCAGCGACCGCAACGTCCAGATCCCTCTGGAGACCGGAGCCGGTCTCTACGCCATGGCCCGCCCCTGGATCGACGCGAATGGCCTGGCGCTGATGAATTTCTCCGCTCTGGTCCAGGAGATCGCCCTGCCGCTGAAGGCCGCGGAGTGGATGCTCTTCAGTGAGGCCCTGCGGCCGGGGGGGCGCTATTATCTCAACGACCTCTATGCCGGTACCACAACATCCATCCGGGGCACGGATCTCGATACCCTGCGAGTGAGCCTGCCGCCATATGGTGTGGCCATCTACACCATCGCCACCCGGGAGCAGCACCTTCTCCTCCCCAATCTTGACGGAGTGGCCCGACAGACGCCGGCCGTTGCACCCGAACGCTTCCATCTCGCCGGCAGCTATCCGAATCCCTTCAACAGCCGTACCACCATTCGCTTCGCCCTGCCGGTGGTGGAGCCGGTCGAGGCGGAGATTTTCAATGCACTGGGGCAGCGGGTGCGGCAAATCTGGCATGGGATGATGCCAGCCGGGGAGCATGAACTACTCTGGGATGGGCGCAGCCAGAGCGGCGCGAACTGCCCGAGCGGCCTCTACATTCTGCGGCTGCGTCATGGCGAAGCCGTGGCGGTGCACAAGATGGCACTGGTGCGCTGA
- a CDS encoding DUF448 domain-containing protein: MGCRSAKPADRLLRLVRDDQGAVCFDPQHERPGRGCHLCPSPACLESALSTRAFSRAFRTAIPPAATAGLKPGFPAARRAWIAAIRPGRRTALITARLEEAFGEPRWRSGDTLLDTLILTVLSQSTNDRNRDQAFARLRQAFPDWEAVSRATAVHIAEAIRPAGLANQKSVRIRDILRWIHATYGTFDLDFLCDQDPHAVREAFLQLKGVGIKTISVVLMVSCGADVFPVDTHVHRICRRLGLVPQKVSAEKTHALMQPLVPRGKSYSLHMNLLKLGRTICQARKPRCAECPVALWCPSSLAYESD; this comes from the coding sequence ATCGGCTGCCGCAGTGCCAAACCCGCCGATAGGCTGCTGCGCCTGGTCCGCGATGATCAGGGCGCGGTGTGCTTCGATCCTCAGCATGAGCGCCCCGGGCGGGGCTGTCATCTCTGCCCCTCCCCCGCCTGTCTTGAGTCCGCGCTGTCTACCCGGGCGTTCTCGCGGGCTTTTCGCACCGCCATCCCCCCTGCCGCAACGGCAGGGCTGAAGCCGGGTTTCCCTGCCGCGCGCCGTGCCTGGATCGCCGCCATTCGGCCGGGGCGGCGGACCGCCCTGATCACGGCACGGCTCGAGGAGGCCTTTGGCGAACCCCGCTGGCGTTCCGGCGACACCCTGCTCGATACATTGATTCTTACAGTGCTCTCCCAGTCCACCAATGACCGCAATCGCGACCAGGCTTTTGCCCGGCTGCGGCAGGCCTTCCCCGACTGGGAGGCCGTAAGCCGCGCCACAGCGGTACACATCGCCGAAGCAATCCGGCCGGCCGGTCTGGCCAACCAGAAGAGCGTCCGCATCCGCGACATCCTGCGTTGGATTCACGCCACATACGGAACCTTCGATCTGGACTTTCTCTGCGACCAGGACCCACATGCGGTCCGGGAGGCCTTCCTGCAGCTCAAGGGCGTCGGCATCAAGACCATAAGCGTGGTGCTGATGGTCAGCTGCGGCGCAGATGTATTCCCGGTCGACACCCATGTCCACCGCATCTGCCGGCGGCTTGGGCTGGTGCCGCAAAAAGTCAGCGCCGAAAAAACTCATGCGCTCATGCAGCCCCTTGTTCCGCGGGGGAAAAGCTATTCGCTGCACATGAACCTGCTCAAACTGGGCCGGACCATCTGCCAGGCGCGCAAGCCCCGCTGCGCCGAATGCCCGGTCGCCCTCTGGTGCCCCTCATCTCTCGCCTACGAAAGTGATTAA
- a CDS encoding PAS domain-containing protein has product MDSQTNATPFLQLLAAQALSRMAIGVILTDRDGRIQWVNDRQQWFTGVPPQGLIGYSLFEHPGLFFEALHDALQFTLVKGKVRQIVLRQHRLHCRIEVSPLTLEGRLLGAAVCFYEMETAAAESAAEDPLTQLVADEQRAMVRLLSSLLDVLPLAVAAVTRDGGVLYTNTPWRSAFAGDVLDRPLAAMLPAAARSEVEEALQACFREGRGRLAGSRAQGAARLFWVAPLQANPELTLGLVAALPEWAEAGTSRDHPALPVTHLGQLVSQIVHDIRNPLTALKCQIEVLRDKKLYEPGGEHVFQETIDLFDKEVREIITILEEIEPIGGGEPGATDSYTLSELVKNAHFVAEWRRPCKEVHIALELPEDLPSITCDGVRFQKALTGLLLEALDQAGAAGRVALRVHTRDDGAIGLRLLHSAARMENKPSRGPSPGGRTCNLRLAMAYAVIVELGGTLEIRRHESGETEIAITLPAVTQTPMEPLGAAPIC; this is encoded by the coding sequence ATGGATTCTCAGACGAACGCTACTCCTTTTCTGCAATTGCTTGCGGCCCAGGCGCTCTCGCGCATGGCGATCGGGGTGATTCTCACCGACCGCGACGGCCGGATCCAGTGGGTCAACGACCGGCAGCAATGGTTCACCGGCGTCCCGCCCCAGGGACTGATCGGATACTCCCTTTTTGAACATCCCGGGCTTTTTTTTGAGGCCCTGCATGATGCCCTCCAGTTCACCCTGGTCAAGGGCAAAGTGCGGCAGATTGTTCTGCGCCAGCACCGCCTTCACTGCCGCATCGAGGTTTCGCCCCTCACCCTCGAGGGCCGGCTCCTGGGTGCAGCGGTCTGCTTTTACGAGATGGAGACCGCCGCTGCGGAATCAGCCGCCGAGGATCCGCTAACTCAGTTGGTCGCTGATGAGCAACGGGCGATGGTGCGCTTGCTTTCCTCGTTGCTGGATGTCCTGCCGCTCGCTGTGGCCGCAGTGACCCGGGACGGCGGCGTCTTGTATACCAATACGCCTTGGCGCTCAGCCTTTGCCGGCGACGTCTTGGACCGGCCCCTGGCGGCGATGCTCCCTGCGGCGGCCCGGAGTGAGGTGGAAGAGGCGCTACAGGCTTGCTTCCGGGAGGGGCGCGGCCGGCTGGCCGGCAGTCGGGCGCAAGGCGCAGCCCGTCTGTTTTGGGTCGCCCCCCTTCAAGCCAATCCCGAGCTGACTCTCGGCCTGGTGGCCGCCCTCCCTGAATGGGCTGAGGCCGGCACAAGCCGGGATCACCCGGCTCTGCCAGTGACCCACCTCGGCCAACTGGTCTCGCAGATTGTGCACGATATCCGCAATCCCCTGACCGCGCTGAAATGCCAGATCGAGGTGTTACGCGACAAAAAGCTGTACGAGCCCGGAGGGGAGCATGTATTCCAGGAGACGATCGATCTCTTCGATAAGGAGGTCCGTGAGATCATCACCATTCTCGAGGAGATCGAACCCATCGGCGGCGGCGAACCGGGCGCAACCGACTCCTATACCCTCAGCGAGTTGGTGAAGAACGCACACTTTGTGGCCGAATGGCGCCGTCCCTGCAAGGAGGTCCACATCGCTCTTGAGCTGCCCGAGGATCTGCCGTCGATTACCTGCGACGGCGTTCGCTTCCAGAAAGCGCTCACCGGCTTGCTGCTCGAAGCGCTCGATCAGGCCGGAGCAGCGGGACGGGTCGCCCTCAGGGTCCACACCCGGGATGACGGAGCGATCGGCCTACGGCTGCTCCATAGCGCCGCCCGGATGGAGAACAAGCCATCACGGGGGCCCTCCCCGGGGGGGCGCACCTGCAATCTTCGTCTCGCCATGGCCTATGCTGTAATCGTCGAACTGGGCGGCACGCTGGAGATCCGCCGGCACGAGAGCGGCGAAACGGAAATTGCCATCACCCTCCCCGCAGTCACGCAAACGCCCATGGAGCCGCTCGGGGCCGCCCCGATCTGCTGA
- a CDS encoding HAMP domain-containing sensor histidine kinase, with amino-acid sequence MQKISVDRQLRVETFFGDLLQRRLGETLKAGLALPRRLQAIGWREAAEALQQSVQQGKSSGGEQEYASPLCTLQWQVEPWIEEDRVRGALLTIRDITMEKRRQRQQELNARVATMAQFAHQVVSRLNNPLAAILNQIGCLLLEEDAHHDWLRIRGELAAVQEQIYSLSQLTQALDAFRAEENGSGKLVQLTAVLEKAIEVSRLLTVQKGVLLRMHAGPEPLIIYANEILLEQCLLQLLRNAIEATPDGGEVIVRCEQSDGMAAVIVQDNGPGMSPAELARALEPFYTTRKPDHLGLGLPISYSIAAQYRGFLELESTPGNGTTARLFFPIARGLVKKG; translated from the coding sequence GTGCAAAAAATATCGGTAGACCGGCAACTGCGCGTCGAGACCTTTTTCGGCGACCTGCTGCAACGCCGCCTCGGCGAGACGCTCAAGGCCGGCCTGGCTTTGCCGCGCCGTCTCCAGGCCATCGGCTGGCGGGAAGCGGCAGAGGCCTTGCAACAGTCGGTGCAGCAGGGCAAGAGCTCCGGGGGAGAGCAGGAGTATGCCTCGCCGCTCTGTACTTTGCAGTGGCAGGTCGAGCCCTGGATCGAAGAGGATCGGGTCCGCGGCGCCTTGCTGACGATCCGGGATATCACCATGGAGAAGCGCCGTCAGCGCCAGCAGGAACTGAATGCGAGGGTGGCGACGATGGCGCAGTTCGCCCATCAGGTGGTGTCGCGGCTTAACAATCCGCTGGCGGCCATTCTCAACCAGATCGGTTGTCTGCTGCTGGAGGAGGACGCCCACCACGACTGGCTGCGGATACGCGGAGAGCTGGCCGCCGTCCAGGAGCAGATCTATTCGCTTTCGCAGCTCACGCAAGCCCTGGATGCCTTTAGGGCAGAGGAGAACGGCAGCGGCAAACTGGTGCAGCTCACGGCTGTTCTTGAAAAGGCCATCGAGGTGAGCCGGCTCCTGACCGTGCAGAAGGGGGTTCTGCTGCGGATGCACGCTGGCCCGGAACCCCTGATCATCTATGCGAACGAGATCTTGCTGGAGCAATGCCTGCTCCAACTCCTGCGCAATGCCATCGAAGCCACGCCGGACGGGGGCGAGGTGATCGTGCGCTGCGAACAGAGCGATGGCATGGCCGCGGTGATTGTTCAGGACAATGGTCCGGGGATGAGCCCGGCGGAGCTGGCCCGCGCCTTGGAGCCTTTTTATACAACCCGGAAGCCCGATCATCTCGGGCTGGGGCTTCCGATCAGCTACAGTATTGCCGCCCAATACAGGGGATTCCTGGAACTGGAGAGCACGCCCGGCAACGGCACGACCGCGCGCCTCTTTTTTCCCATTGCTCGAGGCCTGGTCAAGAAAGGATAG